AGATGATCTTGCAGGGAATCCCACCCACTTACGGAAGGCTGACTTCTGGTCTACCTGGTGTTCTTTGAGCCGGAGCGTGAACACTTTCTACATTCTCCTGAGAAGGTAATCGCGTGCCGTACCGACATACGTTGACGAGAAGGCTTCTTCTTCCAGTGAGAGCTTCAGACCCAGCGACTAGACTCCAGCCACACGGAGGGGTCCACCCCTCAACTGGCCCGAAAGCACTGGTACGTTGACGATGATTAACCTGGCGCTGAAGCAGGCGCTGCGTTCCCAGTGCCGGCACAGAGTCGGCGCGGTCCTCACAGCGGGCACGCGGGTAATTGCGGCATCCCCGAACCGGCGCCGCAACGATCCGGCAATCACCTTCCTCCACGCCACCTTCCATGCCGAAGAAGCCGTCCTCCGCCGCGCTGCGCGAACGGCGGGCTCCACCATCTATGTTGCCCGCGTGGATGCAGCTGGCGCCGCACAACTCGCAAAGCCCTGCCCACGCTGCCAAATAGCATTGATAACAGCCGGGGTGAGCCGCGTCCATTACACCGTAGACCCCCACACCATCGAGACCCTCAACCTTGCAAATATATCCCTACCGACCCCCTGAGGGACGTCTCGCATTTTCACCAACACTACATGCTGCATCATAGTGATGCACCCACTACGCCGAACCTGCCACAAACGAGCAACCCCCTCCCCTCCTGGCCAGCCAGGCCCGCGGCAGCGGGCCCTCAGGACTGGAGGCGCAGCCGAAAGGACCCAGGGTGGGGGAGCGCAGCGGACACACCCCAGGGAACGCGGAGCGTTCCCCAACTCCCATACAAAAAGCCCCA
This is a stretch of genomic DNA from Streptomyces sp. NBC_01717. It encodes these proteins:
- a CDS encoding deaminase; translated protein: MINLALKQALRSQCRHRVGAVLTAGTRVIAASPNRRRNDPAITFLHATFHAEEAVLRRAARTAGSTIYVARVDAAGAAQLAKPCPRCQIALITAGVSRVHYTVDPHTIETLNLANISLPTP